Proteins found in one Candidatus Tisiphia endosymbiont of Beris chalybata genomic segment:
- a CDS encoding IS982 family transposase, translated as MTLEEFIITVYCFIEEKMTIITKNIKVRKAGFPPCLSDVEALTMEVVGEFIGLHQDKQIWEYFKRHFQEWFPNLKSRPSYVKQCSGLLSIKNMLLADLFKSASKSDLHMIDGVPIPVINLARATRGRCFKEYADYGYCASKDSYYYGFLGHVLINEEGRIAGFMITPANGSEREALQVMSPNISGMVLGDKGYLGQDLKDELATKNIDLQTPLKKNMKDNRSKNFLKWITATRRLIETVIGQLTERFAINAIRVKSYWHLQSRIARKLLAHTIATFLTKSLKLVPTQLEKLVTC; from the coding sequence ATGACCCTAGAAGAGTTTATCATTACTGTGTATTGTTTCATAGAAGAAAAAATGACTATAATAACCAAAAATATCAAAGTAAGGAAAGCAGGATTTCCACCTTGCTTAAGTGACGTGGAAGCATTAACAATGGAAGTGGTGGGAGAATTTATCGGTTTGCACCAAGACAAGCAGATATGGGAATATTTTAAACGTCATTTTCAAGAATGGTTTCCCAATCTAAAGAGTAGACCGTCTTATGTGAAGCAATGTAGCGGTCTTTTATCTATTAAGAACATGCTGCTTGCCGACTTGTTTAAGAGTGCAAGCAAATCAGATCTGCATATGATAGATGGGGTACCGATTCCTGTAATAAATTTGGCCCGAGCAACGAGAGGGCGATGTTTTAAGGAATACGCTGACTATGGGTACTGCGCTTCGAAAGATAGCTATTATTACGGTTTTCTAGGACACGTATTAATTAATGAAGAAGGTCGAATAGCTGGATTCATGATAACTCCTGCTAATGGGTCTGAACGTGAAGCTCTGCAAGTAATGTCTCCTAATATTAGTGGCATGGTACTGGGCGATAAAGGCTATCTTGGTCAGGATTTAAAAGATGAGTTGGCCACCAAAAACATTGATTTACAAACACCTTTAAAAAAGAATATGAAGGATAATAGATCCAAGAATTTCCTTAAATGGATTACTGCTACTCGTCGTTTAATTGAAACTGTTATTGGTCAGCTTACAGAACGTTTTGCTATTAATGCTATCAGAGTTAAGAGTTACTGGCATCTACAATCTCGCATCGCTAGAAAATTACTTGCTCATACTATTGCTACATTTTTGACAAAGTCTTTAAAACTTGTGCCAACACAACTCGAAAAATTAGTTACCTGCTAA
- a CDS encoding Dam family site-specific DNA-(adenine-N6)-methyltransferase: protein MLPTANKLQPFLQWVGGKRKITDKLIEHIPSGLNNYYEPFLGGGALFFQVKHMFNKCFLSDINLDLVTSYNAVKKDPAEVSKLLESHQANHSKDYYYQVRDNNVNNPLSITARFIYLNRYAFKGIYRVKKDGKLAVSFSSKIHANSDLDNRLRQCSSFLHNTYIYAIDFSFIEPTKNDFVYLDPPYHQSGETFYTTLPFDENEQIRLRDFAKELDSKGVQLMISNSDTAFIRDLYQGFNLRTVDIKYSIPEKRKTSYEVIITNY from the coding sequence ATGCTACCTACTGCTAATAAACTGCAGCCATTTTTACAATGGGTTGGCGGAAAAAGAAAAATCACTGATAAGCTAATTGAACATATTCCATCAGGGTTAAATAATTATTACGAACCGTTCCTTGGTGGTGGTGCATTATTTTTCCAAGTAAAGCACATGTTCAACAAATGTTTCCTATCCGATATTAATCTTGATTTAGTGACTAGCTACAATGCTGTTAAAAAAGATCCAGCTGAAGTGAGTAAATTATTAGAATCCCATCAAGCAAATCACTCAAAAGACTATTACTATCAGGTTAGGGATAATAATGTTAATAATCCACTTAGCATTACTGCAAGGTTCATATATCTTAATAGATATGCCTTCAAAGGTATTTACCGTGTAAAGAAAGATGGTAAACTGGCGGTATCTTTTTCGAGCAAAATTCATGCTAATTCTGATCTGGATAACAGACTACGTCAATGTAGCAGTTTTTTACACAACACCTACATTTACGCTATAGATTTTTCCTTCATTGAACCTACAAAGAACGATTTTGTATATTTAGATCCACCTTACCATCAATCAGGTGAAACATTTTATACCACATTACCTTTCGATGAAAATGAGCAAATAAGATTACGAGATTTTGCTAAAGAACTAGATAGCAAAGGGGTTCAACTCATGATCTCTAATAGTGACACAGCTTTTATCAGAGATCTCTATCAAGGCTTTAATCTCCGTACGGTAGATATAAAATATTCTATTCCAGAAAAACGGAAAACCTCTTATGAAGTAATTATTACAAATTACTAA
- a CDS encoding sensor histidine kinase yields the protein MTDNVKNQQQQQNQSAEKGWIVKLAPIFATLIPASSQDRDIIGDHEHYINITKFKSLELELQNTRKKLQVDELIKIKLLKNISNNISTPAKEIFRQLVQFYEGEQNPETKNHLANIMDDAKVLLDSSNDLYEFLQCYIGLTSVALKEFNPKKLIEQSIEKATPAALYKGIRLVSNIHYEMPDIVIGDSYRLQAILDQLISNSIKFTDEGMVIITANLFPVSSFKDNHDFDVLEQNHRDRILQLMVHDTGIGLLKEKQQDMSEEFESFDSAMQYKVLGLGLMCVKQLIHEMNGKIVLSSIEGKTTTIECKIPVQLPNSTDELA from the coding sequence ATGACAGATAATGTTAAAAATCAACAACAACAGCAAAATCAAAGTGCAGAAAAAGGCTGGATCGTTAAACTCGCTCCAATATTTGCCACATTGATACCAGCATCTAGTCAAGACCGGGATATAATCGGCGACCATGAGCATTATATCAATATTACTAAATTCAAAAGCCTAGAACTCGAATTGCAAAACACAAGAAAAAAGTTGCAAGTAGATGAACTAATTAAAATAAAGTTACTCAAAAATATTAGCAATAATATTAGTACTCCTGCTAAGGAAATTTTTAGGCAATTAGTTCAGTTTTATGAGGGAGAGCAAAATCCTGAAACAAAAAATCATTTGGCTAATATTATGGATGACGCTAAAGTTTTGCTAGATTCCTCTAATGATCTATATGAGTTTTTGCAATGTTATATAGGGCTAACTTCTGTAGCTTTAAAGGAATTTAATCCTAAAAAATTAATAGAGCAATCAATAGAAAAAGCAACACCAGCCGCATTGTATAAGGGGATAAGGTTAGTATCTAATATTCATTATGAAATGCCAGACATTGTTATTGGGGATAGCTACCGCTTGCAAGCAATATTGGATCAGCTAATTAGCAACAGTATTAAATTTACTGACGAAGGTATGGTGATAATTACTGCTAATCTATTTCCTGTGAGCAGCTTTAAAGATAACCATGATTTTGATGTTTTAGAGCAAAATCATAGAGATAGGATATTACAACTTATGGTCCACGATACTGGAATAGGCCTTCTTAAAGAAAAGCAGCAAGATATGAGTGAAGAGTTCGAAAGTTTTGATTCTGCTATGCAATATAAAGTATTAGGTTTAGGGTTAATGTGTGTGAAACAGTTGATCCACGAAATGAATGGAAAGATTGTCCTTAGCAGCATCGAGGGTAAAACCACCACTATTGAGTGTAAAATACCGGTGCAATTGCCAAACAGTACTGATGAGTTAGCCTAA
- a CDS encoding AAA family ATPase, with product MISQLSDINSIHQDISPVAIGNKLPRMRVGTDDFKTLLLNSDVFVDKSLMIKELLEDSGDVILITRPRRWGKSLNMNMLQKFFEIEVDEDGGPLPNEQKLNNKLFIGGTVDLGFDETKELKPLKIASIANAMKRQGQCPVISINFKDVKGSSYQEIENGIRKQIIKLFANHYYLRRYLMKDIELLNNAQKEILERYFAGTFDPEDLKDSLKFLSELLFMHFGQKVYILIDEYDTPINSAYRKFGHKPEEFEQVLELFRGIFGSGLKTNTRLEKGVITGILRIAKANLFSDLNNVSEYTLLDDDFSKFYGFTQTEVDELLTKVPTTTDPQKIKDWYNGYTFGGEVIYNPWSIMQCLAHKGKLDHYWLDSGGTSLVDKALLSDEMQEDLQNLITGKNITSTIVKQISFADINKPVGLLSLLLFSGYLNPNAKNPEENIYELSIPNKEVRYIYNARMLQWVTDQLKIDSSRYYSFVSLLPAARLEEFKEKLQKWLLNSTSFHQTGIARAELFYSGFMLGLMNMLGSDYIIESERETGSGRADIILLPKIGKNDNAIIIEYKVSKVAEELEFAAKAGLLQINDKKYDTKIKEQVHVKKIIKISLAFCGKEVAMQYQIDQIS from the coding sequence ATGATCAGTCAACTTTCAGATATTAATTCAATACATCAAGATATTAGCCCTGTCGCTATTGGTAATAAGCTACCTAGAATGAGGGTTGGTACTGATGACTTTAAAACATTGTTGTTAAATAGCGATGTATTTGTTGATAAAAGTTTAATGATCAAAGAATTGCTAGAAGACAGTGGTGATGTAATTCTTATTACCCGTCCAAGGCGCTGGGGTAAGAGCTTGAATATGAATATGCTCCAAAAATTCTTTGAAATAGAGGTAGATGAAGATGGGGGGCCTTTACCGAACGAGCAGAAGTTAAATAACAAGTTATTTATTGGCGGTACAGTAGATTTAGGTTTTGATGAAACTAAAGAGCTTAAACCTTTAAAAATTGCCAGTATTGCAAATGCAATGAAACGTCAAGGACAATGCCCAGTTATTTCCATAAATTTCAAGGATGTTAAGGGTAGTAGTTACCAGGAGATAGAGAATGGAATAAGGAAGCAAATTATTAAATTATTTGCGAATCATTACTACTTAAGACGTTATCTAATGAAAGATATAGAGCTGCTAAATAATGCTCAAAAAGAAATATTAGAACGGTATTTTGCAGGCACGTTTGATCCGGAAGACCTTAAGGATAGTTTGAAATTTTTAAGTGAATTACTTTTTATGCATTTTGGTCAGAAAGTTTATATACTAATTGACGAGTATGATACACCAATTAATAGTGCATACCGTAAATTTGGCCACAAGCCTGAAGAGTTTGAACAAGTGCTTGAACTATTCCGTGGAATATTTGGTAGTGGCCTTAAAACTAATACACGTTTAGAAAAAGGAGTAATTACTGGTATATTACGGATTGCTAAAGCGAATTTATTCTCAGATTTAAACAACGTAAGTGAATATACTTTATTAGATGACGATTTTTCTAAGTTCTATGGTTTTACTCAAACAGAAGTTGATGAGTTATTAACAAAAGTACCAACTACAACTGATCCACAAAAGATTAAAGATTGGTATAATGGTTATACATTTGGCGGGGAAGTCATTTACAACCCATGGTCAATTATGCAATGTTTAGCGCATAAGGGTAAGCTTGATCATTATTGGCTAGATAGCGGTGGGACCTCACTTGTTGACAAAGCATTATTGTCAGATGAGATGCAGGAAGACTTACAAAACTTAATTACCGGTAAAAATATCACTTCAACTATTGTGAAACAAATAAGTTTTGCTGACATTAATAAACCAGTGGGATTATTAAGCTTATTACTGTTTAGTGGTTATTTAAATCCAAATGCAAAAAATCCAGAAGAAAATATTTATGAGTTATCAATACCCAATAAAGAAGTGCGGTATATATATAATGCTCGAATGTTACAATGGGTTACTGATCAGTTAAAGATTGATAGCTCTAGGTATTATTCCTTTGTGAGTTTACTGCCTGCTGCTAGGCTAGAGGAATTTAAAGAGAAACTACAAAAATGGTTGTTAAATTCCACGAGTTTTCACCAGACAGGAATTGCACGAGCTGAATTATTTTATAGTGGTTTTATGCTTGGTTTAATGAATATGTTAGGATCCGATTATATTATAGAAAGTGAGCGAGAAACAGGCAGTGGTAGGGCTGATATTATATTACTACCTAAAATAGGTAAGAATGACAACGCGATTATCATTGAGTACAAGGTCTCTAAAGTAGCAGAAGAACTAGAATTTGCAGCTAAAGCTGGTTTGCTACAAATCAATGATAAAAAATATGATACTAAAATAAAAGAACAAGTCCATGTTAAGAAGATCATCAAAATTTCTCTAGCTTTTTGTGGCAAGGAAGTTGCTATGCAATATCAGATTGATCAAATTTCTTAA
- a CDS encoding IS630 family transposase: MVPIYFFDETRFGTNTKHGLGWFEKGSRTPVPTKLGFKSFYLYSATNHRDGDSFSLIIPNVDKACMQVFLNEFAKHITTKVILVMDGAGWHKGLTIPANIEIMYLPPYSPELNPVERLWQHLKDSVLKNKVYDCLTKLEDAVIEFIQSISIETIKSICNCSYIYL; this comes from the coding sequence ATGGTACCTATTTATTTTTTTGATGAGACTAGGTTTGGGACCAATACAAAACATGGTTTAGGATGGTTTGAAAAAGGCAGTAGGACTCCAGTTCCTACAAAGCTGGGATTTAAATCATTTTATCTTTATTCTGCTACAAATCATAGAGATGGAGACTCTTTTAGTTTAATTATTCCGAATGTTGATAAGGCCTGTATGCAAGTTTTTCTTAATGAATTTGCGAAACATATAACTACAAAAGTTATACTAGTGATGGATGGAGCTGGATGGCATAAAGGTCTTACAATACCAGCTAATATTGAGATTATGTACTTACCACCATATAGTCCAGAGTTAAATCCTGTAGAGAGGTTGTGGCAACATTTAAAAGATTCGGTATTAAAAAATAAAGTTTACGATTGTTTAACTAAACTTGAAGATGCTGTAATTGAATTTATTCAATCTATTTCAATAGAAACTATAAAATCTATATGTAATTGTTCATATATCTATTTATAA
- a CDS encoding helix-turn-helix domain-containing protein produces MPKVSKMINDELVLKAREALNNGGKNGVVVTRLKAILASSKHGIKKVAEVYDINRSSLHRWVALFRDQGIDGLKNIAKPSRSKLNTAQKDEIKTLIKRDSSITIKKLKIVIKEKFDIDIEKSSIHRMLGALGFRHITGRKRHYKADTSSQEEFKKKSTTSTPR; encoded by the coding sequence TAGTATTAAAAGCAAGGGAAGCTTTGAATAACGGAGGGAAGAATGGTGTTGTAGTAACAAGATTAAAAGCCATACTAGCATCGAGTAAGCATGGTATTAAGAAAGTAGCGGAAGTTTATGATATCAACAGATCTTCGCTACATAGATGGGTTGCTCTATTTCGAGATCAAGGCATTGATGGTCTCAAGAACATAGCAAAGCCTTCTAGATCAAAATTAAATACTGCTCAAAAAGATGAGATTAAAACTTTGATAAAGAGAGACAGTAGTATTACGATTAAGAAATTAAAGATAGTGATAAAAGAAAAATTTGATATAGATATAGAAAAATCTAGTATACATAGAATGCTAGGGGCACTTGGGTTTAGGCATATTACTGGTAGAAAGAGGCATTACAAAGCTGACACATCTTCTCAAGAAGAATTCAAAAAAAAATCTACAACAAGTACACCAAGATAA